The sequence AGTTCTAGAAATAAACTAGTTTTTGTCCTACTTGATATAAGAAGAATTCCAAGTCAAGAGGATATAGATATGCTAGTTTATCTAGATCATCACGATATACCATTCAAAATTATATTTACTAAAATGGATAAAGTTTCAAATAATGAAAAATTTAAACTATTAAAAGATATTAAGAAAAAAGTTGAATTTCACAATGATGATGTTCTTTTCCACTCATCATTAACTGATAAGGGAAAAGATGATATATTAGCATTTATTGAATCTCTTATTACAACTGAAGAGAACAAAGAGGAAGAAATTTAAAATTTTAAAATTATATTTTGGGAGGAATTATAAAAGATGGAAGAATTAAACAAGACTTACTCTCCTAAGGAAATTGAGTCAAAATGGTATAAAGTTTGGGAAGATTCAAAGTACTTTGCTGGAAAAATGGAAGATGGAAAAGAGAGCTATTCTATAGTTATTCCACCTCCAAATGTTACTGGTATTCTTCATATGGGACATATTCTAAATAACTCTATTCAAGATACATTAGTAAGATATAAGAGAATGTGTGGATATAATACTCTTTGGCTTCCAGGATGTGACCATGCTGGAATAGCTACTCAAAATAAAGTAGAAAGAAAACTTGCTGAAGAAGGATTAAAAAAAGAAGA is a genomic window of uncultured Fusobacterium sp. containing:
- the yihA gene encoding ribosome biogenesis GTP-binding protein YihA/YsxC — its product is MKIKQADFVKSAVYEKDYPEQLKNMEFAFVGRSNVGKSSLINSITGRKKLAKTSKTPGRTQLINFFSVNKEFYIVDLPGYGFAKVPKEMKVEWGKTMDRYIASSRNKLVFVLLDIRRIPSQEDIDMLVYLDHHDIPFKIIFTKMDKVSNNEKFKLLKDIKKKVEFHNDDVLFHSSLTDKGKDDILAFIESLITTEENKEEEI